From Cucumis melo cultivar AY chromosome 1, USDA_Cmelo_AY_1.0, whole genome shotgun sequence, a single genomic window includes:
- the LOC103489743 gene encoding probably inactive leucine-rich repeat receptor-like protein kinase At5g48380 isoform X1, translated as MLCNPVVDCLVAGFVVVLLSCNGFTFATESDLSCLRSIKKSFQDPNEYLTSWDFSNRSEGVICKFAGIMCWHPDENKVLSITLSNMGLKGQFPIGIKNCSSLTGLDLSFNQISGEIPTDIGSIVSFATTLDLSSNDFTGPIPESIADITYLNVLKLDHNQLSGQIPPELSLLGRLTEFSVASNLLIGPVPKFGGNLTNKADMYANNPGLCNGPLKSCSSTSNKPHTSVIAGAAIGGVTVAAVGVGFGMFFYFRSASMKKRKRDDDPEGNKWARNIKGAKGIKISVVEKSVPKMSLSDLMKATNNFSKNSIIGSGRTGCIYRAVFEDGTSLMVKRLQESQRTEKEFLSEMATLGSVKHANLVPLLGFCMAKKERILVYKDMPNGTLHDQLHPADGKVKPMEWSLRLKIGIRAAKGLAWLHHNCNPRIIHRNISSKCILLDERFEPKISDFGLARLMNPIDTHLSTFVNGEFGDIGYVAPEYSRTLVATPKGDVYSFGVVLLELVTGEKPTHVSKAPEDFKGNLVEWITKLSEESKVQEALDATLVGKNVDSELLQFLKVAQSCVVPTAKERPTMFEVYQLLRAIGEGYNFTSQDEIMMPTNSECETGLEELIVAH; from the exons ATGCTTTGTAATCCAGTTGTGGACTGTTTGGTTGCTGGTTTTGTGGTGGTGTTGTTGAGTTGTAATGGCTTCACGTTTGCTACTGAGAGTGATTTGTCTTGTTTGAGAAGCATAAAGAAGTCGTTTCAGGATCCTAATGAGTACTTAACATCATGGGATTTTAGCAACAGATCGGAGGGGGTTATCTGCAAATTTGCTGGGATTATGTGTTGGCATCCTGATGAGAATAAGGTTTTAAGTATTACTTTGTCTAATATGGGGCTTAAGGGCCAATTCCCTATTGGGATTAAGAATTGCTCTAGCTTAACTGGCTTGGACCTCTCCTTCAATCAGATTTCAGGTGAGATTCCTACCGATATCGGATCCATTGTTTCGTTTGCAACTACCCTAGATTTGTCGTCGAATGATTTTACTGGTCCTATCCCCGAAAGCATTGCTGATATTACATATCTGAATGTTCTCAAGCTGGATCACAACCAGTTGTCCGGTCAGATCCCTCCGGAGCTTAGCTTGCTTGGACGGTTGACAGAGTTTAGTGTAGCTAGTAATCTTTTGATTGGACCAGTTCCTAAGTTTGGTGGTAATCTGACTAATAAAGCTGATATGTATGCAAATAATCCTGGGCTGTGCAATGGTCCTTTGAAATCTTGCTCGTCGACTTCGAATAAGCCTCATACTTCAGTAATTGCAGGGGCAGCTATTGGGGGGGTTACGGTTGCTGCAGTTGGTGTAGGTTTTGGTATGTTTTTCTATTTCCGTAGTGCCTcaatgaagaagaggaagagggacGATGACCCTGAAGGAAATAAGTGGGCAAGAAACATTAAGGGAGCAAAAGGAATCAAG ATTTCTGTTGTCGAGAAATCGGTACCGAAAATGAGTTTAAGTGACCTCATGAAAGCTACAAACAACTTCAGCAAAAACAGCATTATTGGATCTGGGAGAACTGGATGTATATACAGAGCAGTTTTTGAGGATGGAACTTCATTGATGGTTAAGAGGTTGCAAGAATCTCAGCGCACCGAGAAAGAGTTCTTATCCGAGATGGCTACCTTAGGCAGTGTAAAACATGCAAACTTAGTTCCACTTTTGGGCTTCTGCATGGCTAAAAAAGAAAGGATTTTAGTCTATAAGGATATGCCGAATGGAACTCTCCATGATCAGCTACATCCTGCTGATGGCAAAGTAAAACCAATGGAATGGTCTTTAAGACTGAAAATTGGGATAAGGGCAGCCAAAGGGTTAGCTTGGCTTCATCATAACTGCAATCCCCGGATCATCCACCGAAATATAAGCTCAAAATGTATCTTGCTGGATGAAAGGTTTGAACCAAAAATATCTGATTTTGGTCTTGCAAGGCTCATGAATCCAATTGATACTCATTTAAGTACTTTTGTGAATGGGGAGTTTGGAGATATAGGCTATGTGGCTCCTGAGTATTCCCGAACCCTGGTTGCAACTCCAAAAGGAGATGTTTACAGTTTTGGAGTTGTCCTTCTTGAGCTGGTGACAGGGGAGAAACCAACTCATGTCTCAAAAGCACCTGAAGATTTTAAAGGGAATTTGGTCGAATGGATTACAAAATTGTCTGAAGAATCCAAGGTGCAGGAAGCACTTGATGCTACCTTGGTTGGCAAGAATGTCGACAGTGAGCTTTTACAGTTTCTCAAAGTTGCACAAAGCTGTGTTGTGCCAACGGCAAAGGAGAGACCTACCATGTTTGAAGTATATCAGCTTCTAAGAGCCATAGGAGAAGGGTACAACTTCACTAGTCAAGATGAGATAATGATGCCTA
- the LOC103489743 gene encoding probably inactive leucine-rich repeat receptor-like protein kinase At5g48380 isoform X2, giving the protein MCWHPDENKVLSITLSNMGLKGQFPIGIKNCSSLTGLDLSFNQISGEIPTDIGSIVSFATTLDLSSNDFTGPIPESIADITYLNVLKLDHNQLSGQIPPELSLLGRLTEFSVASNLLIGPVPKFGGNLTNKADMYANNPGLCNGPLKSCSSTSNKPHTSVIAGAAIGGVTVAAVGVGFGMFFYFRSASMKKRKRDDDPEGNKWARNIKGAKGIKISVVEKSVPKMSLSDLMKATNNFSKNSIIGSGRTGCIYRAVFEDGTSLMVKRLQESQRTEKEFLSEMATLGSVKHANLVPLLGFCMAKKERILVYKDMPNGTLHDQLHPADGKVKPMEWSLRLKIGIRAAKGLAWLHHNCNPRIIHRNISSKCILLDERFEPKISDFGLARLMNPIDTHLSTFVNGEFGDIGYVAPEYSRTLVATPKGDVYSFGVVLLELVTGEKPTHVSKAPEDFKGNLVEWITKLSEESKVQEALDATLVGKNVDSELLQFLKVAQSCVVPTAKERPTMFEVYQLLRAIGEGYNFTSQDEIMMPTNSECETGLEELIVAH; this is encoded by the exons ATGTGTTGGCATCCTGATGAGAATAAGGTTTTAAGTATTACTTTGTCTAATATGGGGCTTAAGGGCCAATTCCCTATTGGGATTAAGAATTGCTCTAGCTTAACTGGCTTGGACCTCTCCTTCAATCAGATTTCAGGTGAGATTCCTACCGATATCGGATCCATTGTTTCGTTTGCAACTACCCTAGATTTGTCGTCGAATGATTTTACTGGTCCTATCCCCGAAAGCATTGCTGATATTACATATCTGAATGTTCTCAAGCTGGATCACAACCAGTTGTCCGGTCAGATCCCTCCGGAGCTTAGCTTGCTTGGACGGTTGACAGAGTTTAGTGTAGCTAGTAATCTTTTGATTGGACCAGTTCCTAAGTTTGGTGGTAATCTGACTAATAAAGCTGATATGTATGCAAATAATCCTGGGCTGTGCAATGGTCCTTTGAAATCTTGCTCGTCGACTTCGAATAAGCCTCATACTTCAGTAATTGCAGGGGCAGCTATTGGGGGGGTTACGGTTGCTGCAGTTGGTGTAGGTTTTGGTATGTTTTTCTATTTCCGTAGTGCCTcaatgaagaagaggaagagggacGATGACCCTGAAGGAAATAAGTGGGCAAGAAACATTAAGGGAGCAAAAGGAATCAAG ATTTCTGTTGTCGAGAAATCGGTACCGAAAATGAGTTTAAGTGACCTCATGAAAGCTACAAACAACTTCAGCAAAAACAGCATTATTGGATCTGGGAGAACTGGATGTATATACAGAGCAGTTTTTGAGGATGGAACTTCATTGATGGTTAAGAGGTTGCAAGAATCTCAGCGCACCGAGAAAGAGTTCTTATCCGAGATGGCTACCTTAGGCAGTGTAAAACATGCAAACTTAGTTCCACTTTTGGGCTTCTGCATGGCTAAAAAAGAAAGGATTTTAGTCTATAAGGATATGCCGAATGGAACTCTCCATGATCAGCTACATCCTGCTGATGGCAAAGTAAAACCAATGGAATGGTCTTTAAGACTGAAAATTGGGATAAGGGCAGCCAAAGGGTTAGCTTGGCTTCATCATAACTGCAATCCCCGGATCATCCACCGAAATATAAGCTCAAAATGTATCTTGCTGGATGAAAGGTTTGAACCAAAAATATCTGATTTTGGTCTTGCAAGGCTCATGAATCCAATTGATACTCATTTAAGTACTTTTGTGAATGGGGAGTTTGGAGATATAGGCTATGTGGCTCCTGAGTATTCCCGAACCCTGGTTGCAACTCCAAAAGGAGATGTTTACAGTTTTGGAGTTGTCCTTCTTGAGCTGGTGACAGGGGAGAAACCAACTCATGTCTCAAAAGCACCTGAAGATTTTAAAGGGAATTTGGTCGAATGGATTACAAAATTGTCTGAAGAATCCAAGGTGCAGGAAGCACTTGATGCTACCTTGGTTGGCAAGAATGTCGACAGTGAGCTTTTACAGTTTCTCAAAGTTGCACAAAGCTGTGTTGTGCCAACGGCAAAGGAGAGACCTACCATGTTTGAAGTATATCAGCTTCTAAGAGCCATAGGAGAAGGGTACAACTTCACTAGTCAAGATGAGATAATGATGCCTA